The following coding sequences are from one Leptolyngbyaceae cyanobacterium window:
- a CDS encoding histidine phosphatase family protein yields the protein MPQTVWIARHGNRLDFVNPDWFLTAERPYDPPLSDDGVIQAMQLGQRLKGENITHIFASPFLRTVQTANQVAEALDLPIKIEPGLSEWLNPVWMHSAPEKLSWEQLHELYPRVDLTHTPRGVAAQYPETGEQALKRSGETAKRLAAEYAENILLVGHGASVIGMTMGILDLTIEPEVNAALCCLVKIVLYENGWVMELNGDTSHLTESEKVIRFH from the coding sequence ATGCCTCAAACAGTTTGGATCGCCCGACACGGTAACCGCCTCGACTTCGTAAACCCCGACTGGTTTCTCACCGCCGAACGTCCTTACGATCCTCCCCTTTCCGATGATGGGGTGATTCAAGCGATGCAGCTGGGACAACGCTTGAAGGGAGAAAATATCACCCATATTTTTGCATCGCCATTTTTGCGGACGGTGCAAACTGCTAACCAAGTGGCAGAAGCGTTAGATTTGCCTATTAAAATTGAACCAGGGTTAAGTGAGTGGCTCAATCCGGTGTGGATGCACTCAGCGCCTGAAAAACTTTCTTGGGAACAACTGCACGAACTATATCCCAGAGTAGATCTTACTCACACACCCAGAGGAGTGGCGGCCCAATATCCGGAAACGGGAGAACAAGCACTCAAAAGATCTGGCGAAACTGCCAAACGCCTTGCTGCTGAGTATGCGGAAAACATCCTGCTGGTGGGACATGGGGCATCGGTGATCGGGATGACGATGGGAATATTGGATCTCACCATAGAACCGGAAGTGAATGCGGCTTTATGCTGTTTGGTGAAAATCGTCCTTTACGAAAATGGATGGGTGATGGAACTCAACGGCGATACTTCCCACTTGACGGAAAGCGAGAAGGTGATTCGTTTCCATTAA
- the pckA gene encoding phosphoenolpyruvate carboxykinase (ATP), with the protein MINTEAHELDSLNLNNLTRLAQAFHRVNDPVIGTNHELEPLGIKNTGRIYHNLSVPELVEHTLARREGVLGANGAVFVKTGKYTGRSPSDKFIVDEPEVHDEIDWNGVNVPISKEKFDLLYKRMLAYVQGRDLYVFDGYAGADTNYQLRVRVVNELAFQNLFAHQLFIRPNSPGFQHHQPDVTVISVPGLQGDPDIDGINSEAFIVLSVQRRLVLIGGSQYAGEIKKSVFSFMNYLMTKRNVLPMHCSANMDDQGNTALFFGLSGTGKTTLSADPHRRLIGDDEHGWSNDGIFNFEGGCYAKTIQLCKKNEPQIWEALRFGSLIENVIIDPETREPDYNDDSLTENTRAAYPVEFIPNCVIPGVGGHPKTVIFLTADAFGVLPPISKLTNRQAMYHFMSGYTSKLAGTERGITEPQATFSSCFGKPFLPLSPTVYAEMLYDRIIAYDADVYLINTGWTGGGYGVGRRIEIAQTRAMVSAALNGDLNHVKFHHHPIFKVLVPETVPGVDSNILDPQKTWSDRAEYEKQAKALARRFVANFKQFNRVPQEIMEAAPCVD; encoded by the coding sequence ATGATTAACACAGAAGCTCACGAACTAGATTCCCTTAACCTAAATAACCTAACTAGACTAGCCCAAGCTTTTCATCGAGTTAACGATCCCGTAATTGGAACAAATCATGAATTAGAGCCTTTAGGCATCAAAAATACAGGTCGGATATATCACAATTTATCAGTTCCAGAACTGGTAGAGCACACCTTAGCACGCCGAGAAGGAGTCTTAGGCGCTAACGGTGCTGTATTTGTGAAAACGGGCAAATATACCGGGCGTTCTCCTAGCGACAAATTCATCGTTGATGAACCAGAAGTTCACGATGAAATAGATTGGAACGGCGTAAACGTACCGATTTCTAAAGAAAAATTTGATTTACTTTATAAGCGAATGCTGGCTTACGTGCAAGGTAGAGACTTGTACGTTTTTGATGGCTACGCTGGTGCAGATACTAACTATCAATTAAGAGTTAGAGTAGTTAATGAGCTAGCTTTCCAAAATTTATTTGCCCATCAACTTTTTATCAGACCAAATTCTCCTGGTTTTCAACATCATCAACCGGACGTAACTGTAATTTCTGTTCCCGGTTTACAAGGCGACCCAGATATTGATGGAATTAATAGTGAAGCATTCATTGTTCTCAGCGTGCAAAGAAGGCTTGTTTTGATTGGCGGTTCTCAATACGCTGGTGAAATTAAAAAATCCGTTTTCTCATTCATGAATTATTTAATGACGAAACGGAATGTTTTGCCAATGCACTGTTCTGCTAACATGGATGACCAAGGTAATACAGCCTTATTTTTCGGTCTTTCCGGTACTGGTAAAACTACCTTATCTGCCGATCCCCATCGTCGTTTAATTGGGGATGACGAACACGGTTGGTCGAATGATGGCATCTTCAATTTTGAAGGTGGATGCTATGCAAAAACTATTCAATTGTGTAAGAAAAATGAACCGCAAATTTGGGAAGCACTACGCTTTGGTTCTTTAATTGAAAACGTAATTATCGATCCGGAAACGAGAGAACCAGATTACAATGATGACAGCTTAACGGAAAATACCAGAGCAGCTTATCCAGTAGAATTCATTCCTAATTGCGTGATTCCGGGAGTAGGCGGTCATCCGAAGACAGTTATTTTCTTAACTGCTGATGCGTTTGGTGTTTTGCCACCAATTTCTAAGTTAACAAATCGGCAGGCAATGTATCACTTTATGTCCGGTTATACTAGCAAGTTAGCTGGTACGGAAAGAGGTATTACGGAACCGCAAGCAACTTTTTCATCTTGTTTTGGTAAGCCATTCTTGCCACTTTCTCCTACTGTCTATGCGGAAATGCTTTATGACAGAATCATTGCGTATGATGCGGATGTTTATTTGATCAATACAGGTTGGACGGGTGGCGGTTATGGTGTCGGTCGTCGCATCGAAATTGCCCAAACTCGTGCTATGGTATCGGCGGCGCTTAATGGCGATTTAAATCATGTCAAATTCCATCACCATCCGATTTTCAAGGTTTTAGTACCTGAAACGGTTCCGGGAGTGGATAGCAATATTTTAGATCCCCAAAAGACTTGGAGCGATCGCGCAGAATACGAAAAACAAGCAAAAGCTTTGGCGCGGCGGTTTGTCGCAAACTTTAAGCAATTCAACCGTGTTCCGCAAGAAATTATGGAAGCAGCGCCATGTGTTGATTAA
- the larE gene encoding ATP-dependent sacrificial sulfur transferase LarE — protein MILQKLEKLQQIFAEMDRALIAYSGGIDSTLVAKVAYDVLCDRALAVTAESPSLLPEDLEDAKIQAAEIGITHQVIQTREIENPNYSSNPVNRCYFCKSELHDTLKPLALSLGYPYVVDGVNADDLKDYRPGIQAAKERGARSPLAEVGITKAEVREISQHLGLPWWDKPAQPCLSSRFPYGEEITVAKLQRVGRSELYLRKLGWRNLRVRSEGDTARIELPPEQIKEFILTTDLPTLVSVFQGFGFVYVTVDLEGYRSGKLNQVLPSEILNAQAGNR, from the coding sequence ATGATATTGCAAAAACTAGAAAAACTCCAACAAATATTTGCCGAAATGGATCGGGCGCTGATTGCCTATTCCGGCGGGATCGATAGCACGCTGGTGGCAAAAGTAGCTTATGATGTGTTATGCGATCGCGCTTTAGCAGTCACAGCCGAATCTCCATCTTTGTTACCAGAAGACTTAGAAGATGCCAAAATTCAAGCCGCAGAAATTGGCATTACCCATCAAGTAATTCAAACTCGCGAAATCGAAAATCCCAACTACAGTTCTAACCCAGTTAATCGCTGCTATTTTTGCAAAAGTGAATTACACGACACCCTCAAACCTTTAGCCCTCAGTTTGGGTTATCCTTACGTAGTAGATGGAGTCAACGCCGACGATTTAAAAGATTATCGTCCGGGAATACAAGCAGCCAAAGAAAGAGGCGCTAGATCCCCATTAGCAGAAGTAGGAATCACCAAAGCAGAAGTGCGAGAAATATCTCAACATTTAGGGTTACCTTGGTGGGATAAACCCGCTCAACCTTGCCTAAGTTCTCGCTTTCCTTACGGTGAAGAAATTACTGTTGCTAAACTACAAAGAGTCGGCAGATCAGAACTTTATCTACGTAAATTAGGTTGGCGTAACTTACGAGTACGTTCCGAAGGAGACACCGCCAGAATTGAGTTACCACCAGAACAAATTAAAGAATTTATTCTCACTACCGATTTACCAACTTTAGTGTCTGTTTTCCAAGGATTTGGATTTGTTTATGTCACCGTAGATTTAGAAGGATATCGTAGTGGCAAATTGAATCAGGTATTACCATCGGAAATTCTTAATGCTCAAGCTGGTAATCGGTAA
- a CDS encoding glucokinase: MTLLLAGDIGGTKTILRLVELPAEGAMYSLDEATYTSASFPDLVPIVQEFLHSAAEHLGYKPIPEKACFAIAGPIVNNTAKLTNLVWSLDAKRLEEELGIARVTLINDFAAVGYGILGLLPSDLHTLQLGKPDRNAPIAVIGAGTGLGQGFLIRQGDSYQVFGSEGGHSDFAPRTELEFQLLKYLLDKHSIQRISVERVVSGMGIVSIYQFLRDKNFGSESPEIAPIVRTWEQQAGQGERTVDPAAAIARAALEKRDRLSEQTMQIFVDAYGAEVGNLALKLLPYGGIYVAGGIAAKILPLMTEGSFLHNFVTKGRMSTLLEKMPLHLVLNPQVGLIGAAISAARL, translated from the coding sequence ATGACATTATTACTGGCAGGAGATATCGGCGGGACTAAAACTATTCTGCGATTGGTGGAGTTACCAGCAGAAGGAGCAATGTATAGTTTGGATGAGGCGACTTACACTAGTGCGAGTTTCCCTGATTTAGTGCCGATCGTGCAGGAGTTTTTGCACTCAGCAGCGGAACATTTGGGCTACAAACCGATACCAGAAAAGGCTTGTTTTGCGATCGCAGGCCCCATAGTTAACAATACTGCAAAATTAACTAACTTAGTTTGGTCACTAGATGCAAAACGTCTAGAAGAAGAATTAGGGATTGCACGAGTTACTTTAATTAATGATTTTGCTGCCGTCGGTTATGGCATTTTGGGATTACTTCCATCAGATTTGCACACTTTGCAATTAGGTAAACCTGATAGAAATGCACCCATTGCTGTAATTGGTGCGGGAACTGGTTTAGGACAAGGATTTTTAATTCGTCAAGGTGATAGTTATCAAGTTTTTGGATCGGAAGGCGGACACTCGGATTTTGCGCCTCGCACGGAGTTAGAATTTCAATTGTTGAAATATTTGTTAGATAAGCATAGCATTCAGCGCATTTCCGTTGAGCGAGTGGTTTCGGGAATGGGAATTGTCTCAATTTATCAGTTTTTGCGAGATAAAAATTTTGGTAGTGAGTCACCAGAAATCGCCCCAATAGTCAGGACTTGGGAACAACAAGCTGGACAAGGAGAACGTACAGTCGATCCTGCGGCGGCTATTGCACGGGCTGCTTTGGAAAAACGCGATCGTCTTAGCGAACAAACTATGCAAATATTTGTAGATGCTTACGGTGCAGAAGTTGGTAATCTTGCCCTCAAACTATTACCTTATGGCGGTATTTATGTTGCTGGTGGAATCGCGGCTAAAATTTTACCTTTGATGACGGAAGGTAGTTTTCTCCACAATTTTGTTACAAAAGGTCGCATGAGTACTTTACTGGAAAAAATGCCATTGCATCTGGTGTTAAATCCCCAAGTAGGATTAATTGGGGCAGCGATTTCTGCTGCTAGATTGTAA
- a CDS encoding DUF4864 domain-containing protein — protein sequence MQITDSDRVAIRCMIESQLQAFQNDDAEAAFEFASPGIQATFKTPDNFMQMVRTYYPAVYRPRSVVFDDIAIVNGELGQPVLLLDPNGVPLRALYLMEQQRDGSWRINGCYLIPIEEEASK from the coding sequence ATGCAAATTACAGATAGCGATCGCGTTGCCATCCGCTGTATGATCGAAAGCCAACTGCAAGCATTTCAAAATGACGACGCAGAGGCGGCATTCGAGTTTGCTAGTCCGGGAATTCAGGCGACATTCAAAACCCCGGACAATTTCATGCAGATGGTGAGGACGTATTACCCAGCAGTATATCGTCCTCGATCGGTAGTATTTGACGATATCGCGATCGTCAATGGAGAATTAGGTCAGCCAGTCCTATTACTCGATCCCAACGGAGTTCCCCTCCGAGCACTTTATTTAATGGAACAACAACGAGATGGAAGTTGGCGAATTAACGGCTGTTACCTGATCCCCATCGAAGAAGAAGCCAGCAAATAA
- a CDS encoding formylglycine-generating enzyme family protein, with translation MTENPHQPKEYDAVLGNQNSLLVNAAVLGGIGQVKQRLTDPDIEVRVAALKDAIKYGEAGLDLIIKSLEDEASKVKFAAYSLLKHRTETKVEQQLDKFFPFFDFDVITVNEFGQEISRYCQKARYFIEDLGNGVFLEMVSIPGGTFLMGSHDTEKKRNRDEGLQHQVTVPSFFMGKYQVTQAQWQAVAALPQINISLDANPSDWKSANLHIDNVSWNDAREFCIRLSVKTGKTYRLPREAEWEYACRAGTTTPFYFGETITTDLVNYNGNYTYASEPKVIERKRTDVGSFPPNAFGLYDMHGNIREWCADIWHGYDYDYTSSESVRQSGGIHQYRMSRGGSYNSKPENCRSASRLLFDPRFVDYLCYFGFRVVCGATWTL, from the coding sequence ATGACAGAAAATCCCCATCAACCAAAAGAATACGATGCTGTCCTGGGTAATCAAAATTCGCTACTTGTTAATGCAGCTGTTTTAGGAGGAATCGGACAAGTTAAGCAACGGTTAACTGACCCAGACATAGAAGTGCGAGTTGCTGCACTAAAAGACGCTATCAAATATGGAGAAGCTGGTTTAGACTTAATAATTAAAAGTTTAGAAGATGAAGCAAGCAAGGTGAAATTCGCTGCTTATTCCCTCCTCAAACATAGAACCGAAACAAAAGTTGAACAGCAACTGGATAAATTTTTCCCCTTTTTTGACTTTGATGTGATTACAGTTAATGAATTTGGGCAAGAAATTAGTCGTTACTGTCAAAAAGCCCGATACTTTATAGAAGATTTGGGGAATGGAGTTTTTCTGGAAATGGTATCGATTCCAGGGGGTACTTTTCTAATGGGTTCGCATGATACGGAGAAAAAAAGAAATAGAGATGAAGGGCTACAGCATCAAGTAACTGTGCCATCTTTTTTTATGGGGAAATATCAAGTAACTCAAGCCCAATGGCAAGCTGTCGCTGCATTACCTCAAATTAATATATCTTTAGATGCTAATCCGTCCGACTGGAAAAGTGCAAATCTACATATAGACAATGTATCTTGGAATGATGCACGGGAATTTTGTATTCGGCTTTCTGTAAAAACGGGGAAAACTTATCGTTTACCTCGCGAAGCTGAATGGGAATATGCTTGTCGTGCAGGAACTACTACACCTTTCTATTTTGGCGAAACAATTACTACAGATTTAGTTAATTACAACGGAAATTATACTTACGCTTCTGAACCAAAAGTAATTGAGCGTAAAAGAACTGATGTAGGGAGTTTTCCGCCGAATGCTTTTGGACTTTATGATATGCACGGTAATATTCGGGAATGGTGTGCTGATATTTGGCACGGTTATGATTATGATTATACGTCTTCTGAAAGTGTTCGGCAATCCGGCGGAATTCATCAATATCGGATGTCGCGCGGCGGCTCGTATAACAGCAAGCCTGAGAACTGTCGTTCGGCTTCTCGTCTCTTGTTCGATCCGAGATTCGTTGACTACTTATGCTACTTCGGCTTTCGGGTTGTGTGTGGTGCGACGTGGACTCTTTAG
- a CDS encoding PIN domain-containing protein, translated as MRRVLLDTNIVLDFLLQRQPFVTEAEVLWQIIKNGEIQGYVSATTLTNIFYITRKSKGVEMAKQDISEILSVMEVCTVDRNILEIALSANLTDFEDAVQVACAMDENLYGIITRDRQDFAGANLPIFSPSEFLQLLAEENKNKGDN; from the coding sequence ATGCGGCGGGTATTACTAGACACGAACATTGTTTTGGATTTTTTGCTACAACGGCAGCCTTTTGTAACTGAAGCTGAAGTTTTATGGCAAATTATCAAAAATGGAGAAATTCAGGGTTACGTGAGTGCCACAACTCTTACCAATATTTTCTATATTACTAGAAAGAGTAAGGGGGTCGAAATGGCAAAGCAGGATATTTCCGAAATTCTATCAGTGATGGAAGTGTGTACGGTCGATCGCAATATTTTAGAAATAGCGTTATCAGCTAACTTGACAGATTTTGAAGATGCAGTACAGGTGGCTTGTGCGATGGATGAAAATCTGTATGGAATTATCACTCGCGATCGCCAAGATTTTGCAGGTGCTAACTTGCCGATATTTTCACCAAGCGAGTTTTTGCAGCTTCTAGCCGAAGAAAATAAAAATAAGGGCGATAATTGA
- a CDS encoding Uma2 family endonuclease has product MTAVTVNFNSIIQLTDEQFYQLCRTNPDVKFERNAQGEIIIMPPTGGETGKSNAETTADFVIWNRKTKLGVCFDSSTCFKLPNGADRSPDVAWIKQERWDALTPEQKQKFPPIAPDFVLELMSPTDTLSEIQAKMREYMDNQVQLGWLINPKTRRVEIYRQGKPVEVLDSPSELSGEDVLPGFVLNMQIVWA; this is encoded by the coding sequence ATGACTGCCGTCACCGTAAATTTCAATTCAATTATCCAACTAACCGACGAGCAATTTTATCAGCTTTGTCGAACAAATCCCGATGTAAAATTTGAACGAAACGCCCAAGGAGAAATCATTATCATGCCACCGACAGGGGGAGAGACTGGAAAAAGTAACGCTGAAACTACGGCAGATTTTGTAATTTGGAACCGAAAAACTAAACTAGGCGTTTGCTTTGATTCTTCTACTTGTTTCAAACTCCCTAATGGTGCAGATCGTTCCCCTGATGTAGCGTGGATAAAACAAGAAAGATGGGATGCACTTACGCCAGAACAAAAACAAAAATTTCCCCCTATTGCGCCTGATTTCGTGTTGGAATTGATGTCACCAACCGATACTTTATCCGAAATTCAAGCTAAAATGCGAGAATATATGGATAATCAAGTACAACTGGGTTGGTTGATTAATCCAAAAACTCGTCGCGTGGAAATTTATCGCCAAGGAAAACCTGTAGAGGTGTTAGATTCTCCATCAGAATTATCAGGAGAAGATGTTTTACCAGGTTTTGTCTTGAATATGCAAATCGTCTGGGCATAG
- a CDS encoding endonuclease NucS domain-containing protein, which produces MLNVINLKQTGSGWQFEGEEALEDFVWANLPQLFGLIPLKRQYIIDEQRCDILALAESNQLVVVELKNVEDRYVVQQLTRYYHALQEEKPFGEQVDYEQPIRLIAVTPGFHRDNFTDRKYSHLNVEFLQFGILVDGEKFYLQLKDVDSEEIRRLEIPYQERESNENIPPPPKALQKLLNKCDPLQKKGIMKIRQKILSFDKRIEEISSLGAVKYGNVNGKTNKLCAEICVDSKGNIILFLWLPLKNLTGEKVGRARIWTDWGDLALLEGYVSTGIGAKVTSHKKSMANFIEKMQQVSKSDVMVCLHAHGYIELDLPKVFAMPMNYKLIYNYLGHIDKIRRNINKSLPVKWEDIKLLELFDGLKYETARSPYYSLEYLLDLALKKWISRIK; this is translated from the coding sequence ATGTTAAATGTTATCAATTTAAAACAAACGGGATCGGGTTGGCAGTTTGAAGGTGAAGAGGCTTTAGAAGATTTTGTTTGGGCTAATTTGCCACAACTATTTGGCTTAATTCCTCTGAAGCGACAATATATTATCGATGAACAAAGATGTGATATCTTAGCACTGGCTGAAAGTAATCAGTTAGTGGTAGTTGAATTAAAAAATGTTGAAGATCGATATGTGGTACAGCAGCTAACTCGTTATTATCATGCTTTGCAAGAGGAGAAACCTTTTGGGGAACAGGTGGATTACGAACAACCGATTCGTTTAATTGCTGTTACGCCTGGTTTTCATCGGGATAATTTTACAGATCGGAAGTATTCTCATCTGAATGTTGAATTTTTGCAGTTTGGCATTTTGGTAGATGGGGAAAAGTTTTATTTGCAGTTGAAAGATGTGGATAGTGAGGAAATTAGGCGATTAGAAATTCCATATCAAGAAAGAGAAAGTAATGAGAATATACCCCCACCGCCAAAAGCGCTTCAAAAACTACTGAATAAGTGCGATCCTCTTCAAAAAAAAGGGATTATGAAGATTAGGCAAAAAATTCTTAGTTTTGATAAGCGTATAGAAGAAATTTCTAGCCTTGGTGCTGTTAAATATGGAAACGTTAATGGAAAAACAAATAAATTATGCGCCGAAATTTGCGTCGATAGTAAAGGTAATATAATTTTATTTTTGTGGTTACCTCTGAAAAATCTCACTGGTGAAAAAGTTGGTAGAGCCAGAATTTGGACAGATTGGGGTGATTTAGCATTGTTGGAAGGTTACGTATCAACAGGCATTGGAGCGAAAGTAACCTCGCATAAAAAATCGATGGCAAATTTTATAGAGAAAATGCAACAAGTTTCTAAGTCAGATGTAATGGTATGTTTGCACGCACATGGTTATATAGAGTTAGATTTACCCAAAGTATTTGCAATGCCCATGAATTACAAATTAATTTATAATTATTTAGGTCATATAGATAAAATTAGGAGAAATATTAATAAATCACTACCCGTAAAATGGGAAGATATAAAGTTATTAGAACTATTTGACGGATTGAAGTATGAAACTGCTCGATCACCTTATTACTCGTTAGAGTATTTATTAGATTTAGCTTTGAAAAAATGGATTTCAAGGATAAAATAA
- a CDS encoding class I SAM-dependent methyltransferase yields MTPNYLYHRFDSFATEYDFMATLLHKQDFFLRNLSTCRNAALDIGCGSGILAFELSKSYDSVVGVDISEEMLVIAQTKRAFPNVEYLYMDANHLELNKKFDLITSSTTFHHLENLPATLQTLKQLLNPGGKIVLRDNVSEVQTPGTIVYIIGALQDFLPDCLKYGFFKAIRLFKFRISKPWLRHLASDKYLSEQQFKEIYGNAFPNCSFIKMGCFMGVIWENR; encoded by the coding sequence ATGACTCCGAATTATCTTTACCACCGCTTTGACTCATTTGCCACTGAATATGATTTCATGGCAACTTTATTGCACAAACAAGACTTTTTTTTAAGAAATTTATCAACTTGTAGAAATGCTGCTCTCGATATTGGGTGCGGTTCGGGTATTTTAGCGTTTGAATTAAGTAAATCTTACGATTCAGTTGTTGGTGTTGATATTAGTGAAGAAATGTTAGTTATTGCTCAAACTAAACGAGCTTTTCCTAATGTTGAATATCTCTACATGGATGCTAATCATTTAGAATTAAATAAGAAATTTGATTTAATTACTAGTTCCACAACTTTCCACCATCTAGAAAACTTACCTGCTACTCTCCAAACTCTCAAACAATTACTCAATCCAGGTGGCAAAATAGTTTTGCGAGATAATGTTTCCGAAGTGCAAACACCAGGTACGATCGTCTATATAATAGGTGCGTTGCAAGACTTTTTACCAGATTGCTTAAAATATGGTTTTTTCAAAGCAATCAGATTATTCAAATTTCGTATATCTAAACCTTGGTTGCGGCATTTAGCATCGGATAAATATCTGTCAGAACAGCAATTTAAAGAAATTTATGGTAATGCTTTTCCTAATTGTTCGTTTATTAAAATGGGTTGCTTTATGGGAGTAATTTGGGAAAATAGATGA
- a CDS encoding SAM-dependent methyltransferase: MGLKLENVIPWGRSHEEYIRMFDLKPDELPLRILDCAGGPASFNAEMTQLGYNVISCDPIYQFDADEITERVDDTYSIIIDGVKENLDCYVWQDIPSPEELGKVRMSAMEKFLADFPQGVKEGRYLRDGLPVLPFNNKQFDLALCSHFLFSYTEQLSETFHLASILEMSRVAKEVRIFPILTISGEMSPLVEPVMKKLEMQGYIVEVRDVSYEFQKGGNQMLRVCPPM, encoded by the coding sequence GTGGGCTTAAAGCTAGAAAATGTGATTCCTTGGGGACGCTCTCATGAGGAATATATTAGAATGTTCGACTTGAAACCAGATGAGCTTCCACTGAGGATTTTAGATTGTGCTGGTGGCCCTGCTAGTTTTAATGCTGAGATGACGCAGTTGGGATACAATGTGATATCTTGCGATCCGATTTATCAGTTTGATGCAGATGAAATTACGGAACGAGTTGACGATACTTATTCAATAATAATTGATGGGGTTAAGGAAAATTTAGATTGTTATGTTTGGCAGGATATTCCATCTCCAGAAGAATTGGGAAAAGTGCGGATGTCTGCAATGGAGAAGTTTTTGGCAGATTTTCCGCAGGGAGTTAAGGAAGGACGTTATTTAAGAGATGGACTGCCAGTTTTACCATTTAATAATAAGCAGTTTGATTTAGCTTTATGTTCTCACTTTTTGTTTAGCTATACAGAACAACTTTCGGAAACTTTTCATTTGGCTTCTATTTTGGAAATGAGTCGAGTTGCTAAAGAAGTGAGAATTTTTCCTATTTTGACTATATCGGGTGAGATGTCGCCATTAGTTGAACCTGTAATGAAAAAGTTGGAAATGCAGGGATATATTGTGGAAGTCAGAGATGTGTCTTATGAATTTCAAAAAGGGGGCAACCAAATGTTACGGGTATGCCCACCAATGTGA